ACTAACTAGTAAACTAGTTCGTTCGACTCGCATGCCTCATCCACGCCGTCAGCATTCAATCTGAACCAAGATCAAATTCTCGAAAAAATAAAATCTGATTTAATATACTATTATAGATACAGTTACTATAGATACAGTTACCGCTCTATAAATTAAAATCTTTGAAAAAGGCTGTAGAATAAAAAAAATTACTCTACCGCACAAGCCCTCATTTCTTGTTTTTAGGCTTGCACATTGTCTTACTGATATTGTCAAAATAACACTTTTGAGCGCTCGGTGACGTCTCTTTGTCTTCAACGTTTTCTTAATCTGAACGTCGGAAGTAGCACAAAGATACTGAAACGAGTGATTATTTCGCAAGCGCCTTTTTTAAAATACCTTAATATTTTATTTAACAGACTAATAATGAACGAATTAGAATTACTTCTTAATGTCCATGATCCATGGCATTACCAACAACTGCTCCCGTTAAAGCACCAAGACCTGCTCCAATAAGCGCGCCTTGGCCTCCTCCCGCAATGGCTCCAACACCCGTGCCAATTGCACCGCCAGCAATAGCTCCTGTGCCAGCTCTTGTTTGGCAAGAAGAACATAGCAAGGCAACAAGCCCTGCTACAACAATATAATTTAAATTTTTTCTTAATACATCTTTCATCGAATATCAGCCTTCATAAAATACAACGATCCCAAGTTCCATAGCTATAACGAATAACACCTCTTCTAAAGCTCAAAATAACAAGAAGAGCACCCACAATTACATTATTCCAGTCTGCTAAAACAATAGAACCACCCAAAACCCATGGAGAAATAAGTATCCAAAGACCAAAAAGTATATTCAAAAAACGAAGAGCCCTTGTAACTTCCGCCCAAGAAATAATCGATATTGTAATCACTAAAGCACCCATTACATGATCACTATTTGCAAGAAATCCCTTCAATACAAATATATGAGGCACAAACATCATCCAAACACCGACTAAAGCCGCAATAAGAAGATTCCAAGGAATATTGACACCCCTTACCATAGCCTTAAATTTTCCAGACGAATCTGTAAATCTTGGTGTTACTTTATCATCTAAAGCCCCCTCTGGACATCCCCCTTTCCAAAAAACGTACCAAAAGGACTCTTTCTTTTTTCTAGTATAATGAAGGAACTGCAATACAGCAACCACTTCATCCACTGTCAAGGCTATCATGATAAGCATACCAGCAGCTGTTACCAAACAAAACCCGCACCATGCGCCTACAATAATTGGCTGCATCATAACCAAAAGAATACTACAAAAGCCAAGCGGAACCACTAAAATACCAAAGAAAATTACCATCCAAGGCATTGTACGCCATCTTCTACTACTTCCTTTACAACCCATAAGCGCTTCGATACAATAAGCAACAGCTCCAAGGCCTGCATCTGAAATGGGGAACGATTGTGATAATTTTGACGTAATTACGTCGAGCGTTCCTGAGCCAAAGAAAGGATCCCATACCTGCGGTATATAACCTAATTGATAGGCTGAGAGGTACCTTGAAATAAACCAACCTAAAAATCCAAAAAATATGACAGGTATTCTTTGCAGCCAAGAAGATG
This DNA window, taken from Chlamydiales bacterium, encodes the following:
- a CDS encoding vitamin K epoxide reductase family protein, which produces MINHYQMSATEEEARKKHYEKSVWGRLLTILLGVWLITSPFTFGYESMSVAGSIPTTGISSKDPVVILERAHHMVNSDVITGVLVIIFGILSLSYKRIWPSWIVCFLGIWLQFAPIVFWSPLVSSYLNDSVIGALLIAFSILATHLPWEGLKEGAEVPPGWSYNPSSWLQRIPVIFFGFLGWFISRYLSAYQLGYIPQVWDPFFGSGTLDVITSKLSQSFPISDAGLGAVAYCIEALMGCKGSSRRWRTMPWMVIFFGILVVPLGFCSILLVMMQPIIVGAWCGFCLVTAAGMLIMIALTVDEVVAVLQFLHYTRKKKESFWYVFWKGGCPEGALDDKVTPRFTDSSGKFKAMVRGVNIPWNLLIAALVGVWMMFVPHIFVLKGFLANSDHVMGALVITISIISWAEVTRALRFLNILFGLWILISPWVLGGSIVLADWNNVIVGALLVILSFRRGVIRYSYGTWDRCIL